The Tripterygium wilfordii isolate XIE 37 chromosome 4, ASM1340144v1, whole genome shotgun sequence genome has a window encoding:
- the LOC119996971 gene encoding uncharacterized protein LOC119996971 encodes MDVYSEQYLRSPNERELIRLLDENKSRGFPRIIGSLDCMHWEWKNRHTAWHDHSPLFDKFIQCQTPNIPYKVNGRMYDIPYYLTNCTYPYYATLVQTLKHPLNEMEKHFAKKQEAARKDVKRAFSMLQAKWAITRGPIQFWDEETITNIMNCCIILHNMIIEDEQRLNIDPWQPVLDGVLSVGLLKHDEGLLGCFISSRM; translated from the exons ATGGATGTGTACTCCGAGCAATATCTAAGATCTCCCAATGAGCGAGAACTGATTCGATTACTAGATGAGAATAAATCTCGTGGGTTTCCACGGATAATCGGGTCTTTAGATTGTATGCACTGGGAATGGAAAAATCGTCATACTGCCTGGCATG ACCACTCTCCTCTTTTTGACAAGTTCATTCAGTGCCAAACACCAAACATTCCGTATAAAGTAAATGGAAGGATGTACGACATTCCCTACTATTTGACCAATTGCACCTACCCTTACTATGCCACATTGGTCCAAACACTCAAGCACCCGCTAAATGAGATGGAGAAACATTTTGCAAAGAAACAAGAGGCGGCAAGAAAGGATGTCAAAAGAGCTTTCAGTATGTTGCAAGCAAAATGGGCAATAACTCGGGGACCGATTCAATTTTGGGATGAAGAAACCATCACAAATATTATGAACTGTTGCATTATTCTTCATAATATGATAATCGAAGATGAGCAACGTTTGAATATCGACCCATGGCAGCCTGTTCTCGATGGAGTACTGTCAGTCGGCCTGCTTAAGCATGATGAAGGGCTACTGGGATGTTTCATATCTTCACGCATGTAG